In Deltaproteobacteria bacterium, one DNA window encodes the following:
- a CDS encoding OmpH family outer membrane protein yields the protein MKRIVIFLTMVLSLVFTAGIYAAEMKIAYVNLQKALNESTAGKDAKAEMADEIKKRQDDVNAKQEELKKLKEELEKKGAVLSKEVREQKETEFQRKSQEFQRFFIQSEEALRKKEQESVRDIIKELEEIVRKMAKDKGYTYVLEKVEGGIIHGPAESDLTEEVVKIYNKQYKKEKK from the coding sequence ATGAAAAGGATAGTTATATTTTTAACAATGGTTTTATCTTTAGTTTTTACAGCAGGCATATATGCAGCAGAAATGAAGATTGCGTATGTAAATCTGCAAAAGGCTTTAAATGAATCAACTGCCGGTAAGGATGCAAAGGCTGAAATGGCAGATGAAATAAAAAAGAGGCAGGATGATGTGAATGCCAAGCAGGAGGAACTGAAGAAACTCAAGGAAGAACTCGAGAAAAAAGGGGCGGTGCTGAGTAAGGAGGTAAGGGAGCAGAAAGAGACAGAGTTTCAAAGAAAGAGTCAGGAGTTTCAGAGGTTCTTTATTCAATCAGAGGAGGCGCTTAGAAAGAAGGAGCAGGAATCTGTAAGGGATATAATAAAGGAATTGGAAGAGATTGTTAGAAAGATGGCAAAAGACAAGGGTTATACCTATGTGCTTGAAAAGGTGGAGGGCGGCATAATACATGGTCCGGCAGAATCAGACTTAACAGAAGAGGTGGTCAAGATTTATAACAAACAGTATAAAAAGGAAAAGAAATAA
- the bamA gene encoding outer membrane protein assembly factor BamA, whose protein sequence is MKIMGFSLRKRFIFFIFLLAFSLQPLAFGMSMAQDVNVVILPFEVHARDNISDFRLKILEAIASSLDETKGIRVIAGDRLKDVIMEKGTKIFDEGAAGAVGKELGANYVVLGSISKLGKRYSIDAKVYNVGQDKLSSLSYIEGEDTKEITQRVYDLSSAISREILKEAITAEKADAESGIIGKIKITGNKRMDTDAIRAKIKTRAGDKFDSDQIKEDIRAIYDSGFFDDIIADMADTAVGKELTFIVKEKPIIKQVIFAGNKELTEEKIRESLTIKTGSILNRIVLQENADKLKTLYANEGFYLAKIEPVVSIANEIEASVNFQIDEGKKVKVKNITIIGNQKMTEKKIRKVMNTKEAGFFSFITKSGVYQEFIFQNDLNLIAGLYYDNGYIQANITDSKVTLSSDKEWLYITIAVSEGEQFKVGKVDVRGDILTTKRAILEKIKNKTGNIFSRKIVGGDITKITDIYGNDGYANVDVNPVTKLNTEAKTVDLVFDINKGEPVYIEKVNIRGNVTTRDKVIRREVELGEGELYSSTGIKRSRSNLRRLGYFDDVNIATGPGSSENKMTVDVEVKERPTGFIAAGAGYSSADGMIVTANITQKNLLGTGKQLDLSALLSSKTSRFNLGFTEPWFLDKPISAGIDIFNTTKEYTDFTRDSVGFGLRFGFPLYRRDTRGYLTYKLEEVEVTRVASGASQIIRDQEGKNLISSINAAIRKDTRDDALFPTEGSVIYFSIEFGGGPIGGDVNYVKYLLEGTRYFSMPYDTVLAARALAGYLHGFDGKDAPVYERFYLGGINSIRGFKTRGISPKDPTTNELIGGDGEALLNIEYIFPIFTEQKFKGVVFFDTGNTWDGGFLNGLRYSAGLGIRWVSPLGPIRLEWGYNLDKKEGEDSSQWDFTIGTSF, encoded by the coding sequence ATGAAGATAATGGGATTTAGTTTGAGAAAAAGATTTATATTTTTCATTTTTTTATTAGCCTTTAGCCTTCAGCCTTTAGCCTTCGGCATGTCAATGGCACAGGATGTAAATGTTGTGATTCTGCCGTTTGAGGTGCATGCACGGGATAATATATCAGACTTTAGGCTTAAGATACTTGAGGCAATCGCGTCAAGTCTGGATGAGACAAAAGGGATTCGGGTTATTGCAGGGGATAGGCTTAAGGATGTTATCATGGAAAAGGGCACCAAGATATTTGACGAGGGTGCCGCAGGGGCTGTTGGGAAAGAGTTAGGTGCAAATTATGTGGTATTGGGAAGTATTTCAAAACTTGGGAAAAGATATTCAATTGATGCTAAGGTTTATAATGTTGGACAGGATAAACTATCCTCACTTTCATATATAGAGGGTGAAGATACAAAAGAGATTACGCAGAGGGTTTATGACCTGTCATCTGCCATTTCCAGAGAAATTTTGAAAGAGGCGATTACAGCAGAAAAGGCAGATGCTGAGAGCGGCATAATTGGGAAGATAAAGATAACAGGGAATAAAAGGATGGATACTGATGCAATACGGGCTAAGATAAAGACAAGGGCAGGGGATAAGTTTGACAGTGACCAGATAAAGGAAGATATAAGGGCAATCTATGACAGCGGATTTTTTGATGATATTATTGCTGATATGGCAGATACAGCAGTTGGCAAGGAATTGACATTTATTGTAAAGGAAAAGCCTATTATCAAGCAGGTGATCTTTGCAGGGAATAAGGAGTTAACTGAAGAAAAGATAAGGGAGTCATTAACAATTAAGACAGGTTCAATTTTAAACAGGATAGTTTTACAAGAGAACGCGGATAAATTAAAGACACTATATGCAAATGAAGGCTTCTATCTGGCAAAGATTGAACCTGTAGTAAGTATAGCGAATGAAATTGAGGCCTCTGTGAATTTTCAGATTGATGAAGGCAAAAAGGTTAAGGTCAAAAATATAACAATTATAGGCAATCAGAAGATGACTGAGAAGAAGATAAGGAAGGTCATGAACACAAAGGAGGCAGGTTTTTTCTCGTTCATCACAAAATCAGGCGTTTATCAGGAATTTATATTCCAGAATGACCTTAATCTTATTGCAGGGTTATATTATGATAACGGTTATATTCAGGCTAATATAACAGATTCAAAGGTTACATTAAGCAGTGACAAAGAATGGTTATATATCACCATTGCTGTTTCTGAAGGAGAGCAGTTTAAGGTGGGCAAGGTGGATGTGCGGGGTGATATACTGACCACAAAGAGGGCAATACTTGAAAAGATAAAAAATAAGACAGGGAATATATTCAGCAGAAAGATTGTTGGTGGTGATATTACGAAGATAACTGATATATACGGCAATGATGGTTATGCAAATGTTGATGTAAATCCTGTCACAAAATTGAATACAGAAGCCAAGACTGTAGATTTGGTCTTTGATATCAATAAAGGGGAGCCTGTATATATTGAAAAGGTAAATATAAGGGGCAATGTTACTACACGGGACAAGGTTATAAGGAGGGAGGTTGAACTGGGAGAAGGTGAACTTTATTCTTCTACAGGCATAAAAAGGAGCAGAAGTAATTTAAGGAGGCTTGGCTATTTTGATGATGTAAATATAGCAACAGGTCCTGGCAGTTCTGAAAATAAGATGACCGTTGATGTGGAGGTTAAGGAAAGACCCACAGGTTTCATAGCAGCAGGCGCTGGTTACAGTTCTGCTGATGGCATGATTGTAACAGCAAATATAACACAGAAAAATCTCCTCGGCACAGGGAAACAACTGGACCTCTCTGCACTTTTGAGCAGCAAGACCTCTAGATTCAATCTTGGTTTTACGGAACCGTGGTTCCTTGATAAACCTATATCAGCAGGCATAGACATATTCAATACAACAAAGGAATATACAGATTTTACAAGAGATAGTGTTGGTTTTGGACTGCGGTTTGGTTTCCCCCTCTACAGAAGGGACACAAGGGGCTATCTCACATATAAACTTGAAGAGGTAGAGGTTACTCGGGTTGCCTCAGGTGCTTCACAGATTATAAGGGACCAGGAAGGCAAGAATTTAATAAGCAGTATCAATGCAGCGATAAGGAAAGATACCCGTGATGATGCCCTGTTTCCAACAGAAGGTTCGGTAATTTATTTCTCTATAGAATTTGGCGGCGGTCCTATAGGCGGTGATGTAAACTATGTTAAATATTTACTGGAAGGCACAAGATATTTTTCAATGCCCTATGACACAGTATTGGCAGCAAGGGCTCTGGCAGGCTATCTGCACGGTTTTGACGGTAAGGATGCACCTGTATATGAAAGATTTTATCTCGGCGGCATAAATTCAATCAGGGGTTTTAAGACAAGGGGTATAAGTCCAAAGGACCCGACTACGAATGAACTTATAGGCGGTGATGGCGAGGCGCTTCTGAATATTGAATATATATTTCCGATATTCACGGAACAAAAATTTAAAGGGGTTGTATTTTTTGATACTGGAAATACATGGGACGGCGGTTTCCTGAACGGATTAAGATATTCTGCAGGGCTTGGTATAAGATGGGTTTCTCCGCTTGGGCCTATAAGGCTTGAATGGGGATATAATCTTGACAAAAAGGAAGGTGAAGATTCAAGCCAGTGGGATTTCACTATAGGGACATCGTTTTAA